GAATTCCAAATTATCCTTCACACATTCACGAGTCGTACAATTTAAGTCATTGCCAGTTAGATTTCCTATTGTTTCGTTTGATTTTACGGCTGTTGCCATTGAAATATAAAGTAAGAGCCAGTTTACCCATAACTTCTTCCTGCAATGAaacataatttaataatatgatTTTGGTAAATCTTATTGGATCCATAATAGttcattaattcaataaatcaaCAATCTCAACGgtcataaaattcaaataacccTGCATAACAAATCTTTTATTTGCatccaaaaatttgatttttgacCTGAATTTATCCTCAAAACTTTATATGTCGACATCTGtcacagaataattaaaaaaaaggtttacTATTTGCATGAACACTTACATGTCTGAAACGTCTTCTTTAGTCGATAGAAAATGAGTTATTCTTTTAGGTATAGTTACAAAAACATCCGGTCGATATCGATTTACCGAAGCACTGATTACTAatgttcttttttatttttttgttttgaatttttgtttttatcagTACCTGTAATGTATGATAAAATCAAGCAGTAATTAAATTCCATTAGGCATTAATTTCAGAATGTACGTTCTCGAGCTAGCGTATAACTGATGACATTGATAGATAAATGTTAttgtccataaaaaatttcatgttttCTGTATTAATGCTGCTTTGCATTATCAAGTCTCTagataaactaaaaaaaaaaaaaaaaaataaggaaaatCCCATCAAGTATAAGTTAGACtctcacaataaaataaaaatgtcctttaatttttatttcattttagtaatttttttatactgtctagaattactattaattaacaaCATTTGACAACACTATTGTATTTAACccgtaattactaattttgaTAACAAAAATACGATTGTAATCAGGATTTTCTGTATAAATTATAAGGAGTAGCAAACAGTAAGGTAAGACACCTAGTACCCGGttagggaactagtacccgatcactccatgtatttgtataacTATATTTACTTAATTCTACTAAATATAggtatacaaatacatgagtgattgGGTACTACTTCCCTAATGGGATActaggtctcttaccttattgattttattggAGATTAGTTTTgtgtcgataaaaaaaaaacgattattttGCTTTTACATTTgctgtagtttatttttttaattaaaggtTTTGAATGAAAGCtggtaaaaaattacagtgaaATTAGTATCTAGTAATGTAGTCCGGAAAGTTAAGAATTTCCAGGACGAGTGTAGAAAAGTCgttaataatttcaatcaaaacacaatacatttttttattggattcATGTTGGATCCCAAGGGACAATTGAaatcttttgaaaattctggACTGTTAAAAAGCGGCGTAATAACACGATGATCATACGAAGGATGAATATCGGTTGGATCCCAGTTTTGCAATAACGATTTCGGCGAGCACCATTGATTTGCGAATGATAACCAAAACAATTGATTTGAGTTGTACGGCAAGCTAGAGAAAGTTGCTTGAGGTCCATGTGTTTTGAGCCAGTCTTGATAGGCCAAATAAGCAACTTGGACACCAATATTGTCAGCAACGTTTTCCATAAGAAAGTACCCGCCATTTACCTATGAACAAGTAAATGAAGCATCAGAGATGCCCATGATGAGCTATATACtttttgaaaacattattAGGACCTACTTTTTTTCCAGTTACTTTACTAGAATAATTGCTGTACTGCTGCGCAATACACTCTCGTGTATCATGATATTTTTGCTTCGACAATTCACTCCATTTACTATTGTTAACTTTGGAGTTGAAAGCATCTATGTAAGAGTAGTCGATAGAATGCCCTATTTCGTGAGCAAGTTTGTCTCCGAGCAAggcaatatttaaataataaagacgATGGATACTGAAGAACAAGTTCCTGATCGATTCGACACCTagaacttgaaattttttaaaattagtgtaACTTATTAAATTGTGGGAtgagtagataaaaaaattgaatacctATTGATttcgtattattattaaaaaaagcatcaactgtaaataaagtaaacttgaaaaaattatccataaaCCCACTTGAGTTTTGTGATTTAtgatttaaagtaaaaagttttttttcattaaatattttttgatttactacatttttcagaaaatcaTCTTTAGTTATATTGAGTCCTTGGAagtattcttttaatttcctATCATCCATAATTTCGTCAGGGTAGCCAGTAATAATCTTTACAGATTTTAGTCTCTTGAATAGTTCATCTCTTGTTTTCATATCTAACCACTTTGTGCTATTCAGAGTATCGAAGAATTGTTGTTCTATGTATGAAATAAACTGATGAATGTGAATTTTAGCAAGTCTGTTAATTGGGTATTTTCGCCCATAAAAAGCGATCATGAGTTCTGGAAAATTCTTTTCAAGTTCATCATAACATTTAACTGGCTTATGAACATATGATGGgtccttaattttattataaatctgCATTAATCGAGATAGAGACGCTGACTCGACCATCGGAATCAATTTCTGAATCGTCTTCCACATCGCATAATTGGCTCGCACTCTTGCGGGAGTATTGTTCACAAGTTCCTCCAAACTTGTTACGTCAAAAGtatttactataattattgttgtttCATTAGTAATGTCGAAAGGCAAATTGGATTGTGCATTGAAGAATTTAGTCCAATCAATGCTTGGCCACTTTTCTATTACTTCCTTTACTGACaattcaattgaattatttttatcaattgatacTGACGCAATATTTTGCATGCTTACGTATGTAAGTTGTATTTCAAAGGACAGCAATGGTGTCAAATCTTGCTCAGCTTGTGTTTTATTCGCCCCCAAAAGATTTGCAGTATCGACCATAAAATTTTGGTAAGCAACCATCATTTCCATGAGCTTATCTGGCGTACTGTCCTCTAAGAACTCAGAGTCCATAGGTTGAATCTGTTAAATAGAATGGCAAAATGAAAACAAGACCTTACGTTTCCCTTGTGTTCAGTCGCGATTGATACTTACAAATACTATTGTATAGTTCATTAATGATCGACTACGTAAcccataaaaatgataattaataaaatcagtgtTCTTTGCTTCATCCATAAAATTGGTCCAGTTGTCATTCGTTTTGTTCCATTTATCGCCTTCTACAACTGGTCAACcaccaaattttgaaataatttctttcaaATAATCCAGATTGTCTTTTTTAATTCCGGGGcctaaataaatgaaatattttaaataactattaGGGCTGTACATCTAAACCGGCTCAATCGGTTACAAATGTCAACCaggttaattaaattaatcctTAACCGTTTTCACTCTTATCTAATTAGCTAAGCTAGTTTGACTTAATTGGTTTAACCTTTGGCTAGTTAGCCAAGTTAGTTGAGTTAACCGATTAAATCAGCTAAGTTGATGAGCAGGCTAGCTAATCAATCTGGGTAACTTTTGTAGCCGGTTAAACCTGATTTTAGATGTACAGCCCTAATCATCATAGTGGACTATCGATtacatgaataaataattaataattacgagATGCATCATTATTGCTGTTCAATCTTTTGCAAGAGATTAAGAAATCATTTAGGAAATTGAACGGTTTGAATGACTCTGATGAATTGCTTTCTATTACTATGTTATCCATTTTTTGAAACATATCAGTCATTGCTTGTAAAAATCTTTTGTGTTTAGTGCCCTGAACAATATCATAAGGAACGTTGTCGAAATTACCACAAGCGAATTCATAAAAGTTGTCACAAGGATCCACACTTGCGTTCATATTATTCAACATAGTCAGTtctaaaacaattaaataacagCTAGTTAATATTTGTTGCAACAAATTATTCTGAAAACCGTTATTAAGTCCTACCGAATTCCAAATTATCCTT
The DNA window shown above is from Microplitis mediator isolate UGA2020A chromosome 1, iyMicMedi2.1, whole genome shotgun sequence and carries:
- the LOC130678127 gene encoding neprilysin-2-like, with the translated sequence MDSEFLEDSTPDKLMEMMVAYQNFMVDTANLLGANKTQAEQDLTPLLSFEIQLTYVSMQNIASVSIDKNNSIELSVKEVIEKWPSIDWTKFFNAQSNLPFDITNETTIIIVNTFDVTSLEELVNNTPARVRANYAMWKTIQKLIPMVESASLSRLMQIYNKIKDPSYVHKPVKCYDELEKNFPELMIAFYGRKYPINRLAKIHIHQFISYIEQQFFDTLNSTKWLDMKTRDELFKRLKSVKIITGYPDEIMDDRKLKEYFQGLNITKDDFLKNVVNQKIFNEKKLFTLNHKSQNSSGFMDNFFKFTLFTVDAFFNNNTKSIVLGVESIRNLFFSIHRLYYLNIALLGDKLAHEIGHSIDYSYIDAFNSKVNNSKWSELSKQKYHDTRECIAQQYSNYSSKVTGKKVNGGYFLMENVADNIGVQVAYLAYQDWLKTHGPQATFSSLPYNSNQLFWLSFANQWCSPKSLLQNWDPTDIHPSYDHRVITPLFNSPEFSKDFNCPLGSNMNPIKKCIVF